A stretch of the Rosa rugosa chromosome 5, drRosRugo1.1, whole genome shotgun sequence genome encodes the following:
- the LOC133708413 gene encoding adenosylhomocysteinase, which translates to MALCVEKNSSGREYKVKDMSQADFGRLEIELAEVEMPGLMASRAEFGPAQPFKGARITGSLHMTIQTAVLIETLTALGAEVRWCSCNIFSTQDHAAAAIARDSAAVFAWKGETLQEYWWCTERALDWGPGGGPDLIVDDGGDATLLIHEGVKAEELFEKTGQLPDPSSTDNQEFQLVLTIIRDGLKTDPKRYHKMKDRLVGVSEETTTGVKRLYQMQASGTLLFPAINVNDSVTKSKFDNLYGCRHSLPDGLMRATDVMIAGKVSVVCGYGDVGKGCAAALKQAGSRVIVTEIDPICALQATMEGLQVLPLEDVVSEADIFVTTTGNKDIIMVDQMRKMKNNAIVCNIGHFDNEIDMLGLETYPGVKRITIKPQTDRWVFPETKSGIIVLAEGRLMNLGCATGHPSFVMSCSFTNQVIAQLELWNERKSGKYEKKVYVLPKHLDEKVAALHLGKLGAKLTKLTKDQADYINVPIEGPYKPAQYRY; encoded by the exons ATGGCTCTCTGCGTCGAGAAAAACAGCTCCGGCCGCGAGTACAAGGTCAAGGACATGTCCCAGGCCGACTTCGGCAGGCTCGAGATCGAGCTCGCCGAGGTCGAAATGCCCGGTCTCATGGCCTCCCGGGCCGAATTCGGCCCGGCCCAGCCCTTCAAGGGAGCCCGCATCACCGGATCTCTCCACATGACCATCCAGACCGCCGTCCTCATCGAAACCCTAACCGCCCTCGGCGCTGAGGTCCGCTGGTGCTCATGCAACATCTTCTCCACTCAGGACCACGCCGCCGCCGCCATTGCCCGCGACAGCGCCGCCGTCTTCGCCTGGAAGGGCGAGACCCTCCAGGAGTACTGGTGGTGCACCGAGCGCGCTCTTGACTGGGGCCCCGGCGGAGGCCCAGATCTGATCGTCGACGACGGCGGTGACGCCACTCTTCTGATCCACGAGGGTGTCAAGGCCGAGGAGCTCTTCGAGAAGACCGGGCAGCTACCCGACCCGTCTTCCACCGATAACCAGGAGTTCCAGCTGGTTCTCACCATCATCAGAGATGGCTTGAAGACCGACCCCAAGAGGTACCACAAGATGAAGGACAGGTTGGTCGGTGTTTCGGAGGAGACCACCACTGGAGTCAAGAGGCTCTACCAGATGCAGGCCAGTGGCACATTGTTGTTCCCCGCTATCAATGTCAACGACTCTGTTACCAAGAGCAAG TTTGACAACTTGTATGGTTGCCGTCACTCTCTCCCTGATGGTTTGATGAGAGCCACTGATGTTATGATTGCCGGAAAGGTTTCTGTTGTCTGTGGATATGGTGATGTTGGAAAGGGTTGTGCTGCTGCCCTCAAGCAAGCTGGATCCCGTGTGATCGTGACTGAGATTGACCCAATCTGTGCCCTTCAGGCTACTATGGAGGGTCTTCAGGTTCTTCCCCTTGAGGACGTTGTCTCTGAGGCTGACATCTTTGTCACCACCACCGGAAACAAGGACATCATCATGGTTGACCagatgaggaagatgaagaacaatgcCATTGTTTGCAACATTGGGCATTTTGACAATGAGATCGACATGCTTGGACTTGAGACATACCCAGGAGTGAAGCGCATCACCATCAAGCCTCAAACAGACAGGTGGGTATTCCCTGAGACCAAGTCTGGTATCATTGTGTTGGCTGAGGGCCGTCTCATGAACTTGGGTTGTGCCACTGGACACCCCAGCTTTGTGATGTCCTGCTCTTTCACCAACCAAGTGATTGCTCAGCTTGAGTTGTGGAATGAGAGGAAGAGCGGCAAGTATGAGAAGAAGGTCTATGTCTTGCCCAAGCACCTTGATGAGAAGGTTGCTGCTCTTCATCTTGGAAAGCTTGGAGCCAAGCTCACCAAGCTCACCAAGGACCAAGCCGACTACATCAACGTTCCAATTGAGGGTCCATACAAGCCTGCTCAGTACAGGTACTGA